In Colwellia sp. M166, a genomic segment contains:
- a CDS encoding phospholipid-binding protein MlaC — translation MKIKQATYTNLTFVVVITMVLLISTSAFASADAAKNKVKAVFGQIEASLVTLKQTQRLTKVNIRAVLTEYLLPEVETRYFTYKVLNKNLTKVPEALRESFVTELSLQLINTYSSLLNKYNNEQLYIGQSSLSPSGKMAMVDITIVGKTKSNKALVKLMQSNANDWLFFDIEVEGISLLQTKQGEINASFNRLGVDGTLLHLKNINQRVIEE, via the coding sequence ATGAAAATCAAACAAGCAACCTATACAAACTTAACCTTTGTCGTGGTTATTACCATGGTACTGTTAATTTCTACCAGCGCTTTTGCGTCAGCTGATGCTGCTAAAAACAAAGTTAAGGCCGTATTTGGTCAGATTGAAGCATCGCTAGTTACTTTAAAGCAAACTCAGCGTTTGACGAAAGTTAACATTAGAGCGGTTTTAACTGAATACTTATTACCTGAAGTTGAAACACGATACTTTACTTATAAAGTCCTTAATAAAAATCTAACTAAAGTGCCTGAAGCGCTGAGAGAGTCATTTGTTACTGAGTTATCTTTACAGCTTATTAACACTTATAGTAGTTTATTAAATAAATATAATAATGAACAACTCTATATTGGTCAGAGCTCTTTATCGCCAAGCGGGAAAATGGCAATGGTAGATATTACGATTGTTGGTAAAACTAAAAGTAATAAAGCGCTAGTTAAACTGATGCAATCTAATGCTAATGATTGGCTTTTTTTTGATATCGAAGTTGAAGGCATTAGTTTATTACAGACTAAACAAGGCGAAATAAATGCCAGTTTTAATCGCTTAGGTGTTGATGGCACGTTATTACATTTAAAAAATATTAATCAAAGAGTTATTGAAGAATAA
- a CDS encoding methylamine utilization protein, translating to MKSYLLNASYQFFVLLMLVGQVNADQFIVQDQHGLPIENAILEFSVTSPITTNITPANTLIMDQINKRFEPEVLVIKQHDFVSFPNSDNIRHHVYSFSAVKPFELKLYSGKSKAPLQFNNAGISVLGCNIHDSMVGYIYIANSTQVLITDKQGIATLDRTIKYQSIKLWHANLSGSVGQTKQINYADLVTNSTDKSLFIIKLALDSPEPRNTFQSIFKKHGS from the coding sequence ATGAAAAGTTATCTTTTAAATGCCTCATACCAATTTTTTGTACTCTTGATGCTTGTTGGACAAGTCAATGCCGATCAATTTATCGTACAAGATCAACATGGCCTACCCATTGAGAATGCCATATTAGAATTTTCAGTTACCTCCCCCATTACAACAAATATAACACCAGCAAATACTTTGATTATGGACCAAATCAATAAGCGTTTTGAACCTGAAGTTTTAGTGATTAAGCAACACGATTTTGTCAGTTTCCCCAATAGCGACAACATTAGGCACCATGTTTATTCTTTCTCAGCAGTTAAACCTTTTGAATTAAAACTATATTCAGGTAAATCTAAAGCGCCGCTACAGTTCAATAATGCAGGCATCTCGGTATTAGGCTGTAATATACATGATTCAATGGTCGGTTATATTTACATTGCAAACTCAACACAGGTGCTGATAACAGACAAGCAAGGTATTGCAACATTAGACCGCACTATTAAATACCAAAGTATTAAACTTTGGCATGCCAATCTATCAGGTTCTGTCGGCCAGACTAAACAAATTAACTATGCTGATTTAGTGACTAATTCGACGGATAAATCCTTATTTATAATTAAATTAGCATTGGACTCTCCAGAGCCAAGAAATACCTTTCAGAGTATATTCAAAAAGCATGGCTCATAA
- a CDS encoding CHASE domain-containing protein: MEISDTQDERQKLIYSSHLRGFHWLILGLSAILTSAAWYITTEQVNERAAERFERESLQVIELVKERMQLYEHALWGAVAHLDANETELTNQQWRNYSNSLQIDRTYPGINGLGVILNIKPEQRDNFIQTQQKSRPNFTIHPIHEEHELWPITYIEPALSNEQAVGLDVAFEHNRYTGIKKARDSGLAQLTGPITLVQDAKQTPGFLFYAPFYNKEMAHNSVSTRQTSIKGVAYAPFIMYKLISGTLAIDKRHVTLEINDNGQVLYNDLDNIEAAEIDAKPLFTDKVNVQLYGREWQFVISSNLTFRADSRSNQPYFILASGIILNLLLLALFVVLSRASKQALEYADNITRELKINTQRLKKSNQDLEQFAYVASHDLKSPLNAIQKLVNWITEDCQNILPDSSKEHLSLLKNRTIRMNRLLDDLLDYARIGRHDYAPEELDLKATVEEIFSLLDHPKNFKLSVTKQLLLIPKTPLEIVLRNLISNAIKHHDKASGHIEILYKQEQGMHYISVQDDGPGIPQELFDKALEMFQTLRPRDKVEGSGMGLSLSKKTIEHYGGSLAIESDGLNGTKVIVIWPITAKKNTTI; this comes from the coding sequence ATGGAAATAAGCGATACTCAAGATGAACGGCAGAAGTTGATTTATTCTAGTCATCTGCGTGGCTTTCACTGGTTAATACTAGGTCTTTCAGCAATATTAACCTCTGCTGCATGGTACATTACCACCGAACAAGTTAATGAGAGAGCCGCTGAACGTTTTGAACGAGAGTCATTACAGGTTATAGAGCTGGTAAAAGAGCGTATGCAACTGTATGAACATGCTTTATGGGGCGCTGTTGCCCACCTTGATGCCAATGAAACTGAGCTCACTAATCAACAATGGAGAAATTATAGTAATAGCCTACAAATAGATAGAACTTACCCTGGTATCAATGGTTTAGGTGTGATTTTAAATATCAAACCTGAGCAACGTGATAACTTTATTCAAACACAGCAAAAAAGCCGACCAAACTTTACCATACACCCAATACATGAAGAGCATGAACTGTGGCCTATTACCTATATTGAACCGGCATTATCTAACGAACAAGCAGTAGGATTAGATGTTGCCTTTGAACACAACCGCTACACAGGTATAAAAAAAGCAAGAGATAGCGGTTTAGCACAATTAACGGGGCCAATAACCTTAGTGCAAGATGCCAAACAAACTCCAGGTTTTCTTTTTTATGCACCTTTTTATAATAAAGAGATGGCACATAACTCAGTAAGTACCCGCCAAACTTCGATCAAGGGCGTGGCATACGCACCATTTATTATGTACAAGCTTATTTCTGGAACATTAGCCATTGATAAACGTCACGTTACCTTAGAAATCAACGATAACGGTCAAGTACTGTATAATGACCTTGATAATATTGAGGCTGCTGAAATAGATGCTAAGCCATTATTTACCGATAAAGTAAATGTTCAACTTTATGGTCGAGAATGGCAATTTGTCATTAGCTCTAATTTAACCTTTCGTGCTGACTCTCGTTCAAATCAACCTTATTTTATCCTGGCTAGCGGTATCATCCTTAATCTCTTATTATTAGCATTATTTGTTGTTCTTTCTCGCGCCAGCAAACAAGCATTAGAATATGCCGATAACATTACTCGAGAGCTAAAGATCAACACTCAACGCTTAAAAAAATCAAACCAAGATTTAGAGCAATTTGCCTATGTAGCCTCACATGACTTAAAGTCACCGCTCAACGCCATACAAAAACTAGTTAATTGGATCACTGAAGATTGTCAAAATATCTTACCTGATAGCTCCAAAGAACATTTAAGTTTACTTAAAAATCGTACTATTCGCATGAATAGGTTACTTGATGATTTACTCGATTATGCACGTATTGGTCGCCATGATTATGCTCCTGAAGAGTTAGACTTAAAGGCAACAGTCGAAGAAATTTTCAGTTTATTAGACCATCCAAAAAACTTCAAACTTTCAGTTACTAAGCAGTTATTATTAATCCCAAAAACCCCGTTAGAAATTGTTTTACGTAACCTAATATCAAACGCGATAAAACATCATGATAAAGCAAGTGGCCATATTGAAATACTTTATAAACAAGAACAAGGAATGCATTACATTAGTGTCCAAGACGATGGTCCTGGTATCCCACAAGAGCTATTCGATAAAGCGTTAGAAATGTTCCAAACATTAAGGCCTAGGGATAAAGTTGAAGGTAGTGGCATGGGGCTTTCTTTATCTAAGAAAACAATTGAGCACTACGGTGGCAGTTTAGCGATAGAATCTGATGGTCTAAATGGCACTAAAGTAATCGTTATCTGGCCCATCACAGCTAAAAAAAACACTACAATTTGA
- a CDS encoding universal stress protein yields the protein MTTLHIVMSDLEVTHATFTKVSLLQKRLSANIVWYLHHHQRFFDRYYFSHELADISNSLQANHADKIAQVKSKINKHFPASKVEICQDKYWSKNVNDNAETEDPRVIIRSTSGLTSADHQYISHNKHTLFILSQQKWLADGKAIGAIDPFHEDDSENKSDVQVFNFIRQWCSVSEKKEPFLLHVIHIPPLAIEYEKQIETLHKEQVYGFAKKVKCPRDMINFTRGTPEHALLTYVDDNKIDLIALGCREHSVFDKWLNGSTISALITHQNADLVLLKTP from the coding sequence ATGACAACCTTACACATAGTTATGTCAGATTTAGAAGTCACTCATGCGACTTTCACCAAAGTAAGCTTGTTACAAAAGCGCCTGTCAGCAAATATTGTCTGGTATTTACATCATCATCAACGTTTCTTTGACCGTTACTATTTTTCTCATGAACTAGCCGATATTTCAAACAGCTTACAAGCAAACCACGCAGATAAAATTGCACAAGTAAAATCTAAAATCAACAAGCACTTTCCTGCAAGTAAGGTAGAAATCTGTCAAGATAAATACTGGTCGAAAAATGTCAATGATAATGCTGAAACTGAAGATCCTAGAGTCATCATCAGATCAACGTCTGGACTAACCTCAGCAGATCATCAATACATTAGCCACAATAAGCACACGCTATTTATCTTAAGTCAGCAGAAGTGGTTAGCTGATGGTAAAGCTATCGGGGCAATCGACCCGTTTCATGAAGATGACAGTGAAAATAAATCGGATGTTCAAGTATTTAATTTTATCCGTCAGTGGTGCTCTGTTAGTGAGAAAAAAGAGCCATTTTTATTGCATGTTATCCACATTCCGCCATTAGCCATTGAATATGAAAAGCAAATTGAAACATTACATAAAGAACAAGTGTATGGTTTTGCTAAAAAAGTAAAATGTCCCAGAGATATGATAAATTTTACCCGTGGTACACCGGAGCATGCTTTATTAACATACGTTGATGATAATAAAATAGATTTGATCGCGCTTGGCTGCAGAGAACACAGCGTGTTTGATAAGTGGCTCAATGGTTCGACAATATCAGCACTGATAACACATCAAAACGCTGATCTTGTTTTGCTTAAGACCCCTTAG
- a CDS encoding mechanosensitive ion channel family protein, with the protein MTEFIAFIDLLKASHLYALIQATLLFIIGFIIARLLSSAIVNLVKHKMTAHGQLFLKRTIFYGILILVSISALDNIGIDLSILVGAAGIFTVALGFASQTSASNLISGLFLMIERPFSITDVIRVNDITGEVISIDLLSVKLRTFDNLFVRIPNESMIKSAVTTLTKYPIRRADLKIGIAYKEDIEQVRSILMAIATKNLICLEEPAPIFILTGFGSSSVDIQFSVWSRRENFLAMKNEMYMEIKKTFDQQGIEIPFPHVSLYAGSATTPFPMSSVPNKAEQSDK; encoded by the coding sequence GTGACAGAATTTATTGCGTTTATTGACCTACTTAAAGCTTCACATTTATATGCTTTGATCCAAGCGACTTTGTTATTCATTATCGGCTTTATCATCGCTCGTTTGCTCAGCAGCGCCATCGTTAATCTGGTTAAACATAAAATGACTGCGCACGGGCAGTTATTTTTAAAAAGAACTATTTTTTACGGTATTTTAATCTTAGTTTCCATTTCAGCATTAGATAATATTGGTATCGATTTAAGCATTCTGGTTGGTGCGGCAGGAATTTTTACTGTTGCATTAGGTTTTGCTTCACAAACTTCGGCATCAAATTTAATTAGTGGTTTGTTTTTAATGATTGAGCGGCCATTTTCTATCACCGATGTCATTCGAGTGAACGATATTACCGGTGAAGTGATTTCTATAGATTTACTGTCAGTTAAATTACGCACTTTTGATAATTTGTTTGTCCGTATTCCGAATGAAAGCATGATAAAAAGTGCAGTAACCACCTTAACTAAATATCCGATCCGACGGGCAGATTTAAAAATAGGGATTGCTTATAAAGAAGATATTGAACAAGTGCGCAGTATATTGATGGCTATTGCCACGAAAAATTTGATTTGCTTAGAAGAGCCAGCCCCGATATTCATTTTAACGGGCTTTGGCAGCTCGTCGGTGGATATTCAATTTTCGGTCTGGTCAAGACGGGAAAACTTTCTTGCCATGAAAAATGAAATGTATATGGAGATAAAGAAAACCTTTGACCAACAAGGTATAGAAATTCCATTCCCTCATGTCAGCTTATATGCCGGTTCAGCAACTACGCCATTTCCAATGTCATCAGTGCCGAATAAAGCAGAGCAAAGCGATAAATAA
- a CDS encoding bifunctional diguanylate cyclase/phosphodiesterase, translating to MNILIVDDDIVDREHIKRTLNKTSINWSFTETESVDEGLAVFAVNKFDVILLDYRMPKRDGIELLLELRNTSLEKNVAIIMLSNSEQPELALECIKAGAQDFLLKSEVSSSKLERVILQSQARFELEQKLYVSYQNAKTLAEHDSLTGLANRYSFEEALRLSVSQKPRAKSILALAIFDLDNFKFINDSHGHDVGDELLKQVSNRIGHCLRENELFARLGGDEFAIILANLHTIDNATRVTKRILSCLEVPFFISEIEIKMTASIGIAIYPNNSIEANELLKYADIAMYRAKKLGRNQICFFEEQMQAQFLQRYQLEANLIGAAERNEFVLHYQPILETATREISGFEALIRWNFQGTLHFPDNFIGIAECSHVIIDIGRWVIEEAIRQIATWNKKYKKSWSISINLSVIQLTDKALVSFIESTIAKYGLAPELVELELTETALLENSEQAIKVMESLSNIGCHIALDDFGTGFSSVSHLQNFPINTVKIDKSLMLASNKPKTRALIQGLSAMLHSLGLEIVAEGIEDQDSFSLCQQLNIQRTQGYYFSKPVDVNTVEKKFM from the coding sequence TTGAATATTTTGATTGTTGATGACGATATTGTCGATAGAGAACATATTAAACGAACGTTAAATAAAACCAGTATTAACTGGAGTTTTACTGAAACAGAATCTGTAGATGAGGGATTAGCAGTCTTTGCAGTAAATAAATTTGATGTGATTCTATTAGATTACCGTATGCCAAAACGCGATGGTATTGAGTTATTACTGGAGTTACGCAATACATCTTTAGAAAAAAATGTCGCGATTATCATGCTAAGTAATTCAGAACAACCTGAATTAGCTTTAGAATGTATCAAGGCTGGTGCACAAGATTTTTTATTAAAATCAGAAGTCAGCTCCTCGAAATTGGAACGGGTTATACTGCAATCACAGGCTCGCTTTGAGCTAGAGCAAAAACTGTATGTGAGCTACCAAAACGCAAAAACACTCGCTGAACACGATTCATTAACGGGCTTGGCTAATCGCTATTCATTTGAAGAAGCATTACGTTTGAGTGTCAGCCAAAAACCTCGCGCTAAGTCTATCTTAGCATTAGCTATATTTGATCTTGATAATTTTAAGTTTATTAATGATAGTCATGGCCATGATGTCGGTGATGAACTATTAAAGCAGGTATCAAATCGAATTGGTCATTGTTTACGTGAAAATGAATTATTTGCGCGCTTAGGAGGCGACGAATTCGCCATTATACTGGCTAACCTCCACACCATAGATAATGCCACAAGAGTCACTAAACGCATCTTAAGTTGCTTAGAGGTACCGTTTTTTATTTCGGAAATAGAAATAAAAATGACCGCAAGCATTGGCATTGCCATTTATCCCAACAACAGTATTGAAGCCAATGAACTGCTTAAGTACGCCGATATCGCCATGTACCGCGCAAAAAAACTTGGCCGGAATCAAATCTGTTTTTTTGAAGAACAAATGCAAGCACAGTTTTTACAACGTTACCAATTAGAAGCTAATTTGATTGGTGCGGCAGAACGAAATGAATTTGTTTTGCACTACCAACCCATCCTTGAAACAGCGACAAGAGAAATATCAGGTTTTGAGGCATTAATACGTTGGAACTTTCAAGGCACACTGCATTTTCCTGATAATTTTATTGGTATTGCTGAATGCTCACATGTCATTATTGACATCGGCCGATGGGTTATAGAAGAAGCTATACGGCAAATTGCAACATGGAATAAAAAGTACAAAAAAAGCTGGTCTATCTCAATTAATTTGTCAGTTATACAACTAACCGATAAAGCCTTGGTGAGTTTCATTGAAAGTACCATAGCAAAGTATGGCTTAGCGCCAGAACTTGTCGAACTTGAATTAACTGAAACGGCCTTACTCGAAAATAGTGAACAAGCCATTAAAGTCATGGAGTCACTAAGCAATATTGGCTGTCACATTGCTTTAGATGATTTTGGTACTGGTTTTTCATCCGTGTCGCATTTACAAAATTTTCCAATTAATACTGTTAAAATCGATAAGTCATTAATGCTAGCGTCTAATAAGCCTAAAACTCGCGCCTTAATACAAGGGCTTTCAGCAATGCTGCACTCTTTAGGTTTAGAGATTGTTGCTGAAGGTATTGAAGACCAAGATAGTTTTAGCTTGTGTCAGCAACTTAATATTCAACGCACACAAGGCTACTATTTTTCTAAACCTGTTGATGTTAACACCGTAGAAAAAAAGTTTATGTAA
- a CDS encoding response regulator — translation MSLFTSEITLLLLEDDDIDAMAITRAFNKIDIGNTIIRAADGLEGLELLRSGAVPSPYIILLDLQMPRLSGLEFLEEIRQDPQLDKSIVFVLTTSKSDEDITASYKKNIAGYFAKENAGEEFLDIVKMLKHYRKIVHFPEA, via the coding sequence ATGAGCCTATTTACCAGTGAAATAACACTATTATTACTCGAAGATGACGACATTGACGCTATGGCAATAACACGGGCATTTAATAAGATAGATATCGGCAATACTATCATTAGAGCAGCTGATGGCTTAGAGGGATTAGAGTTGTTACGCTCTGGGGCTGTGCCTTCTCCTTATATTATTCTGTTAGATTTGCAAATGCCGCGTTTAAGTGGTTTAGAGTTTTTAGAGGAAATTCGTCAAGATCCACAATTAGATAAAAGTATTGTTTTTGTCTTAACTACCTCTAAATCAGATGAAGATATTACGGCTAGCTACAAAAAAAATATTGCCGGTTATTTTGCTAAAGAAAATGCTGGCGAAGAATTTTTAGATATAGTAAAAATGCTCAAGCACTATCGGAAAATTGTGCATTTTCCTGAAGCGTAA
- a CDS encoding DUF3034 family protein, whose amino-acid sequence MNKVFVTFALLMVFSVNCLAQGKILATPGVSQIEGAGGGGIVPWAQLAGYATQESVAISGSCARVTVKDFALNTCGLQANFYDRIELSFAKQSFQVKPLKLDLKQTIVGAKIKLFGDLVYSDLPQVSLGIQAKKLKTNDVAFALGAEKDSGSDIYIAASKLHLGFINGYNWLWNITARHTKSNQIGLLGFGGADQKQKIQFEASTAILLNRHLAVGVEYRQKPDNLNLGENHWKDIFVAWFPNKNISLTLAYVDLGSIAAINNQTGWYLSTMWYL is encoded by the coding sequence ATGAATAAAGTTTTCGTCACTTTTGCCTTACTTATGGTTTTTTCAGTTAATTGTTTAGCGCAAGGCAAGATTTTAGCCACACCTGGCGTTTCTCAAATTGAGGGGGCTGGTGGTGGTGGCATTGTTCCTTGGGCACAATTAGCGGGGTATGCAACACAAGAAAGTGTTGCTATCAGTGGCTCATGCGCGCGCGTAACGGTAAAAGATTTCGCGCTAAATACTTGTGGTTTACAGGCAAATTTTTATGACCGTATAGAGTTATCATTTGCCAAACAAAGCTTTCAAGTAAAACCGCTTAAGCTAGACTTAAAGCAAACCATTGTAGGCGCAAAAATTAAGTTATTCGGTGATCTTGTCTACTCGGATTTGCCACAGGTGAGTTTAGGTATTCAAGCAAAAAAGTTAAAAACCAATGATGTCGCGTTTGCCTTAGGGGCAGAAAAAGACTCAGGCAGCGATATTTATATCGCTGCTAGTAAACTTCATCTCGGCTTTATTAACGGCTATAACTGGTTGTGGAATATCACTGCAAGACATACGAAAAGCAATCAAATTGGGCTGCTTGGTTTTGGTGGTGCAGATCAGAAACAAAAAATTCAATTTGAAGCCTCAACCGCTATCTTGTTAAATCGACATTTAGCCGTTGGCGTAGAGTATAGGCAAAAACCAGATAATTTGAATTTAGGTGAAAATCATTGGAAAGATATTTTTGTTGCGTGGTTTCCAAATAAAAATATCAGTCTTACATTAGCTTATGTTGATTTGGGAAGCATTGCAGCCATTAACAATCAAACCGGCTGGTATTTATCAACTATGTGGTATTTATAA
- a CDS encoding group 1 truncated hemoglobin, producing the protein MNIVKFSLLCLVLASCIACSTSNTALGNNTNSAPTESLYVEMGQQAALDKIVDNLINIIGQDEIIFSHFADSNVSHFRKKLTLFLCQISDGPCQYNGDSMQDIHRGMQINTNQFNHFVELFIAAMDASGIAYPTQNKLLARLAPLRKNIIKI; encoded by the coding sequence ATGAATATAGTAAAATTTTCTCTGCTGTGTCTGGTTCTAGCTTCATGCATCGCTTGTTCTACTTCGAACACCGCTTTGGGTAATAATACCAATTCAGCGCCGACAGAAAGTCTTTATGTTGAAATGGGACAACAAGCTGCACTGGATAAAATTGTTGATAATTTAATTAATATTATTGGACAAGATGAGATAATATTTAGTCATTTTGCTGATAGTAATGTCTCACACTTTAGAAAAAAGCTAACGCTATTTTTATGCCAAATTTCAGATGGCCCATGCCAATACAACGGTGATAGCATGCAAGATATTCATCGAGGTATGCAAATAAATACCAATCAGTTCAATCATTTTGTTGAGTTATTTATTGCCGCTATGGATGCTTCTGGTATTGCCTACCCAACGCAAAATAAGTTATTAGCACGACTTGCACCCCTGAGAAAAAACATCATCAAAATATAA
- a CDS encoding bifunctional diguanylate cyclase/phosphodiesterase, protein MAHKVSLRRQVTLLAVSLVILTVTCLLAVSLWKTITSHNQQINQRIISAENVLIEYLTAKEALLLTASKVLTADFGFKQAVASRDNGTIASVLENHGSRINASLMLLSDLNGEIISSNNDRFTSDPALAKNLNTIKLNLNKTQLMLIDGNLYQLIVLPVNAPRTIAYSVIGFQIDLAFINELKRLMAVEVSFFYNDALIITSLQHLDDLHNNYFNKMDNSWLLFQRKLYENKRITFTNSQNHDYIAQVSVDLSPSYIELDKLVSITLLISFFIIGFTAVASSIIAKNLTKPLQQLTQLSNDFAQGKYEHDKNMSNGSMEVNHVYDSFIKMGQKIQQRERKINYQAKHDSLTNIYNRSTFIDMLSKHIASHDHHSHCTLLVLAINIRNFKRINDSLGSDIGDLTLKSVAQRIKDIYQEEMVMIGRFSGDEFFIVINLANGECQQDIIENYLIHLKAPMQVNKLWLNLNFRLGACLFPEQSSNAKELVRRTTIALEAARNESKTIRTYQDGEDEAYLERLNLLEELRAVIAHNAGELFMVYQPKLNLDTGKIEKVESLIRWIKPDGQFISPELFIHLAEQSGLIIKLTHWVIDTVLKQQQAWRENNIELKVAINISAQDITHIDFVDFIFDTLAKYNADPNLITLEITERDIMTNEDLVISRLCQLKQSGIQISVDDYGIGQSSLGKLKQLPIDELKIDKAFILELDKSAKDQYIVQSTIELSHQLGFSVVAEGVENKASLDMLKAMKCNHVQGYYISRPINSAQLLTWLKTYE, encoded by the coding sequence ATGGCTCATAAAGTTAGTTTACGCCGACAGGTCACTTTACTGGCTGTATCGCTGGTTATTCTGACGGTGACATGTTTATTAGCAGTGTCTTTATGGAAAACCATTACCTCACACAATCAGCAAATAAATCAAAGAATTATTAGCGCAGAAAATGTCTTAATAGAATATTTAACAGCCAAAGAAGCCTTATTGCTGACGGCATCAAAAGTACTCACAGCAGACTTTGGCTTTAAACAAGCCGTTGCCTCACGTGATAATGGCACCATAGCCAGCGTATTAGAAAATCATGGTTCTCGCATTAATGCCAGCTTAATGCTGTTGAGCGATTTAAACGGTGAAATTATTTCTTCAAACAATGACCGCTTTACCTCGGATCCAGCTTTGGCAAAAAATTTAAATACCATAAAACTTAATTTGAACAAAACTCAGTTAATGCTGATCGATGGTAATCTATATCAGCTTATTGTTCTGCCGGTGAACGCGCCAAGAACGATCGCTTATTCGGTTATTGGCTTTCAAATAGATCTAGCCTTTATTAATGAACTCAAGAGGTTGATGGCCGTTGAAGTTAGTTTTTTCTACAACGATGCCTTGATTATCACCAGCCTACAACATCTTGATGACCTCCATAACAACTATTTCAATAAAATGGATAACTCATGGTTGTTATTTCAAAGAAAACTCTATGAAAACAAAAGAATAACATTTACTAATTCACAAAATCATGACTACATTGCACAGGTCTCAGTTGATTTATCACCCAGTTATATCGAACTGGATAAACTTGTTTCAATCACCCTGCTCATCTCGTTTTTTATTATTGGCTTTACCGCTGTCGCTAGTAGCATAATTGCCAAAAACTTGACAAAACCATTGCAACAATTAACACAATTAAGCAATGACTTTGCTCAAGGAAAATATGAACATGATAAGAATATGTCAAACGGTAGTATGGAAGTGAATCACGTTTATGACAGCTTTATTAAAATGGGACAAAAGATCCAACAACGCGAACGTAAAATAAATTATCAAGCCAAACACGACTCATTAACCAATATTTATAATCGTTCAACATTTATTGACATGCTCTCAAAGCATATTGCCTCGCATGATCACCATAGCCATTGTACCTTATTAGTTTTGGCGATTAATATCCGCAACTTTAAACGTATCAACGACAGCTTAGGCTCTGATATAGGTGATTTGACCCTTAAATCTGTTGCTCAACGTATCAAAGATATTTATCAAGAAGAGATGGTGATGATCGGTCGTTTTTCTGGTGATGAATTTTTCATCGTCATCAACTTAGCTAATGGAGAATGCCAGCAAGATATTATTGAAAATTACTTAATTCACTTAAAAGCTCCCATGCAAGTTAACAAGTTATGGCTAAATTTAAACTTTCGTCTTGGTGCCTGCCTTTTCCCAGAACAAAGTAGCAATGCGAAGGAATTAGTGAGAAGAACCACCATAGCCTTGGAAGCGGCAAGAAATGAAAGTAAAACGATAAGAACTTACCAAGATGGTGAAGATGAGGCCTATTTAGAAAGGTTAAACTTACTGGAAGAGCTAAGAGCCGTAATCGCTCATAATGCTGGTGAGTTATTTATGGTTTATCAACCTAAGCTCAATTTAGACACAGGTAAAATAGAAAAAGTTGAATCATTAATTCGTTGGATAAAGCCTGACGGCCAGTTTATTTCACCTGAACTATTTATTCACTTGGCAGAACAATCAGGGTTAATTATTAAATTAACCCACTGGGTGATCGATACCGTGCTCAAACAACAACAAGCTTGGCGCGAAAATAATATCGAACTTAAAGTGGCTATTAATATTTCAGCGCAAGATATTACCCATATAGATTTTGTCGACTTTATCTTTGATACTCTAGCAAAGTACAATGCCGATCCAAACCTGATCACCTTAGAAATTACTGAGCGTGATATCATGACCAATGAAGATCTCGTCATTAGTCGTTTATGCCAGTTAAAGCAATCTGGTATTCAAATCTCTGTTGATGACTATGGTATTGGTCAATCATCGTTAGGAAAATTAAAACAACTGCCTATCGATGAGCTAAAAATAGATAAAGCTTTTATCCTTGAGCTAGATAAATCTGCGAAAGACCAATACATAGTGCAATCTACCATAGAGCTGAGCCACCAACTGGGTTTTAGCGTTGTTGCTGAAGGCGTTGAAAACAAAGCTTCACTTGATATGCTCAAAGCGATGAAATGTAATCATGTCCAAGGCTACTACATTTCACGTCCAATTAATTCAGCACAATTACTTACATGGTTAAAAACTTATGAATAA